A genome region from Bemisia tabaci chromosome 3, PGI_BMITA_v3 includes the following:
- the bsk gene encoding stress-activated protein kinase JNK isoform X2 produces MPFLSPKMSSRLYTVEVGDTKFTILKRYQNLKPIGSGAQGIVCAAYDTITQQNVAIKKLSRPFQNVTHAKRAYREFKLMKLVNHKNIIGLLNAFTPQRTLEEFQDVYLVMELMDANLCQVIQMDLDHERMSYLLYQMLCGIKHLHAAGIIHRDLKPSNIVVKSDCTLKILDFGLARTAGTTFMMTPYVVTRYYRAPEVILGMGYKENVDIWSVGCIMGEMIRGGVLFPGTDHIDQWNKIIEQLGTPSAEFMKRLQLTVRNYVENRPRYPGYSFDRLFPDVLFPSDSSEHNKLKASQARDLLSRMLVIDPEKRISVDDALLHPYINVWYDEGEVNAPAPGPYDHSVDEREHTVEQWKELIYQEVMEYETSHASTSPSIEDS; encoded by the exons ATGCCGTTCCTCAGTCCAAAAATGTCTTCTCGGCTCTACACTGTGGAGGTCGGAGACACCAAATTTACCATTTTAAAACGTTACCAAAACTTGAAACCGATTGGATCTGGTGCACAAGGCATCGTTTG cgcTGCATACGATACCATTACCCAACAGAATGTTGCCATCAAAAAGTTATCGAGACCTTTCCAAAATGTTACTCACGCGAAGCGTGCTTATCGAGAATTTAAGTTAATGAAACTTGTCAACCATAAAAAT ATTATTGGATTACTCAATGCTTTTACACCACAAAGAACTCTAGAAGAATTTCAAGATGTTTATTTAGTGATGGAACTGATGGATGCAAATCTGTGCCAAGTTATACAAATGGATCTAGATCATGAGCGGATGTCTTATCTCCTCTACCAAATGCTGTGTGGGATTAAACATCTTCACGCAGCTGGTATTATTCATAGG GACCTAAAGCCAAGCAATATAGTTGTAAAGTCAGACTGTACTCTAAAAATACTAGACTTTGGCCTTGCAAGAACTGCGGGTACAACTTTCATGATGACACCATATGTTGTGACTCGGTATTATCGAGCACCGGAAGTAATCCTGGGAATGGGTTACAAAGAAAATGTTGATATTTGGTCCGTTGGTTGTATAATGGGCGAAATGATTCGAGGTGGCGTTCTCTTCCCTGGCACTGATCACATTGATCAATGGAATAAAATTATCG AACAACTTGGCACTCCGTCTGCAGAATTCATGAAAAGGCTGCAGCTCACGGTTCGAAATTATGTTGAAAACCGGCCGAGGTACCCCGGGTATTCTTTTGACCGACTATTTCCAGATGTCTTGTTTCCGTCTGATTCTTCTGAGCACAATAAATTGAAAG cAAGCCAAGCTCGTGACCTGTTATCCCGAATGCTTGTCATTGATCCTGAAAAACGGATCTCCGTGGATGACGCTCTGCTTCATCCGTATATCAATGTATGGTACGATGAGGGAGAAGTTAATGCT CCTGCACCTGGCCCATACGATCACAGCGTCGATGAGCGAGAACACACTGTTGAGCAGTGGAAAGAGCTCATTTACCAAGAAGTGATGGAGTATGAAACTAGCCACGCATCAACGAGTCCGTCTATCGAAGACTCCTAA
- the bsk gene encoding stress-activated protein kinase JNK isoform X1, with protein MACLYSVVSRMFDRMQKSKLMAVFYSMLFGDSEFKIPERYTDLKPIGLGAQGMVCAAYDTITQQNVAIKKLSRPFQNVTHAKRAYREFKLMKLVNHKNIIGLLNAFTPQRTLEEFQDVYLVMELMDANLCQVIQMDLDHERMSYLLYQMLCGIKHLHAAGIIHRDLKPSNIVVKSDCTLKILDFGLARTAGTTFMMTPYVVTRYYRAPEVILGMGYKENVDIWSVGCIMGEMIRGGVLFPGTDHIDQWNKIIEQLGTPSAEFMKRLQLTVRNYVENRPRYPGYSFDRLFPDVLFPSDSSEHNKLKASQARDLLSRMLVIDPEKRISVDDALLHPYINVWYDEGEVNAPAPGPYDHSVDEREHTVEQWKELIYQEVMEYETSHASTSPSIEDS; from the exons ATGGCATGCCTGTATTCAGTTGTTAGCCGtatgtttgatagaatgcaaaaATCCAAGCTAATGGCAGTATTCTACTCTATGTTATTTGGTGactctgaatttaaaatccctgAACGGTATACAGATCTCAAGCCAATAGGATTAGGAGCACAGGGAATGGTTTG cgcTGCATACGATACCATTACCCAACAGAATGTTGCCATCAAAAAGTTATCGAGACCTTTCCAAAATGTTACTCACGCGAAGCGTGCTTATCGAGAATTTAAGTTAATGAAACTTGTCAACCATAAAAAT ATTATTGGATTACTCAATGCTTTTACACCACAAAGAACTCTAGAAGAATTTCAAGATGTTTATTTAGTGATGGAACTGATGGATGCAAATCTGTGCCAAGTTATACAAATGGATCTAGATCATGAGCGGATGTCTTATCTCCTCTACCAAATGCTGTGTGGGATTAAACATCTTCACGCAGCTGGTATTATTCATAGG GACCTAAAGCCAAGCAATATAGTTGTAAAGTCAGACTGTACTCTAAAAATACTAGACTTTGGCCTTGCAAGAACTGCGGGTACAACTTTCATGATGACACCATATGTTGTGACTCGGTATTATCGAGCACCGGAAGTAATCCTGGGAATGGGTTACAAAGAAAATGTTGATATTTGGTCCGTTGGTTGTATAATGGGCGAAATGATTCGAGGTGGCGTTCTCTTCCCTGGCACTGATCACATTGATCAATGGAATAAAATTATCG AACAACTTGGCACTCCGTCTGCAGAATTCATGAAAAGGCTGCAGCTCACGGTTCGAAATTATGTTGAAAACCGGCCGAGGTACCCCGGGTATTCTTTTGACCGACTATTTCCAGATGTCTTGTTTCCGTCTGATTCTTCTGAGCACAATAAATTGAAAG cAAGCCAAGCTCGTGACCTGTTATCCCGAATGCTTGTCATTGATCCTGAAAAACGGATCTCCGTGGATGACGCTCTGCTTCATCCGTATATCAATGTATGGTACGATGAGGGAGAAGTTAATGCT CCTGCACCTGGCCCATACGATCACAGCGTCGATGAGCGAGAACACACTGTTGAGCAGTGGAAAGAGCTCATTTACCAAGAAGTGATGGAGTATGAAACTAGCCACGCATCAACGAGTCCGTCTATCGAAGACTCCTAA